In Embleya scabrispora, the DNA window TCGAACGGGGACGAGTACTGGGTGCGGAAGCGGTGGTAGTCGAAGTAGGCCCGCAGCGCCCGGACGCAGTTGCCGAAGGTGCGGAAGACCACGACCCTGTTCGACTTGAGGAGTATCTCGCGGTAGGCGTCCTCGTCGCCCACCGGCGAACCCCACACCACGCAGACCACCTTGTCGGTCGCCTCCGCCGCGTCCACCAGGTCCTGCGCGAGCCGGTCGCTCATCGGCGGGAACGCGCCGGTGATCGGACAGACCAGCACGCCGATCGCCGGGTCGGCCAAAATCGTGTCGATGATCTTCCGGCCGCGCTCGTCGCCCGCCGGATGCCCGCCGTTGTCCACGGGGTTGGACACGGTCAGATACGGCGGGATCCACTCGTGCAGCTTCTCCTGCGTGGCCCGCTCCAACTGCGGTACGGACAGGCCCTCGGCGGCGGCGAGGTCGGCCATGTGCGCGCCGGTGCCGCCGGAGATCGAGTACACGCACACCCCCTGCGCGAGCGGGGTGCGGGTACGCGCGAACAACTGCGACGTGTCGATGAGTTCGTCGAGGCCGTCGACCCGGGTGACCCCGTACTGGCGGAACACCGCCGAAGCGGTGCGGTCGCCGCCGGTCAGCTTGCCGGTGTGCGACTGGGCCATGCGCGCGCCGGTCTCGGTTCGGCCGACCTTGACCACCACCACCGGTACACCCTGCCGCGCCGCGTGGTCGGCCGCCAGCGCGAAGGTGCGCCCGTCCTTGAACCCCTCGACGTAGGCGGCGATCACCCCGACCTCCTCCTGGTCGGCGAAATGCCGCACGAAGTCCGCGATCTCCAGGTCGGCCTCGTTGCCCACCGGCGCCCAGTGCGAGACCCGAATCCCGATCTCCTGCGCCGCGAAGACCGGTCGACCCTGGTGCCCGCTCTGGGTGATCAGCGCGATCGCGGGACCGTCGAGGTCGGTGCGGAACTCCTCGAACGCGTTCAGGTTCGTGTTCGGCCCGAGCAGCCGCAGCGAACCGCCCGAGGTGAGTTGGGCCAGCCGGGCCTGGGCCTCGGCCCCGGCGTTGCCCGCCTCGGCGAAGCCGGCCGCGAATACGACCGCGAAACCCACGCCGGCGCCCGCCAGTTGCTCCAGCACCTCGGCCGGGTCGCCGACCAGGACGACCGCGAGGTCGACCGGTTCGGGCACCGCCGAGATGTCCGCGTGGCACGGCCGGCCGGCGATGCGTTCGTGCTTGGGGTTGACCGGGAACAACCGAGCGCCGACCCGCTCGGCCCACGCGATCAGCTGTGCGGTGATCCGCGCGCCGGGTCGGCCCTCGGTGTCCGAGGCCCCGATCACCGCCACCGTGCGAGGTCGGAAGA includes these proteins:
- a CDS encoding acetate--CoA ligase family protein, encoding MLHDSRGHHFPGHTRTSVTANADPSAELDVTGRPLALRPADLDRFFRPRTVAVIGASDTEGRPGARITAQLIAWAERVGARLFPVNPKHERIAGRPCHADISAVPEPVDLAVVLVGDPAEVLEQLAGAGVGFAVVFAAGFAEAGNAGAEAQARLAQLTSGGSLRLLGPNTNLNAFEEFRTDLDGPAIALITQSGHQGRPVFAAQEIGIRVSHWAPVGNEADLEIADFVRHFADQEEVGVIAAYVEGFKDGRTFALAADHAARQGVPVVVVKVGRTETGARMAQSHTGKLTGGDRTASAVFRQYGVTRVDGLDELIDTSQLFARTRTPLAQGVCVYSISGGTGAHMADLAAAEGLSVPQLERATQEKLHEWIPPYLTVSNPVDNGGHPAGDERGRKIIDTILADPAIGVLVCPITGAFPPMSDRLAQDLVDAAEATDKVVCVVWGSPVGDEDAYREILLKSNRVVVFRTFGNCVRALRAYFDYHRFRTQYSSPFEDVPRTASPAAAKAKRLLSSGKPLSEHSAKQLLRTYGIRVPREQLVTSAAAAVRAAGLIGYPVVMKACGPQLPHKSDLGLVKLGLRSASQVRDAYREITDAAKEAGAGRLEGVLVCQQVDRGVEMVVGISHDDLFGPTVSVGLGGIFVEVFDDIAIGVPPFGAYEVKRMLGELRGLKCLQGLRGQPPADLDALVDVVMRVQRMALELGDEIAELDINPLMVMPRGGGTVALDALAVAK